AATTAAAAATGGCAGACATGGCTGTGGCTGCGATTGCACCAATTGGTGCGGTATTTACTGCAATCGCATTATTCACTGGCGCTGTATGGGGTAAACCTATGTGGGGCGCTTGGTGGGTATGGGATGCACGTTTAACATCTGAACTTATTCTATTATTTTTATACCTTGGCGTAATCGCAATTTATGGTGCGTTTAGCGACAAAATATTAGCAGGTCGTGCTGCGGGCATTCTTGCCTTAGTGGGGGTAATTAATCTGCCTATCATTCATTATTCTGTTGAATGGTGGAACACCCTACATCAAAAAGCCACTATCAGTAAATTCGATAAACCGTCGATGGATACCGATATGCTGTGGCCATTACTGATTAACTTATTAGGCTTCGGTTTACTGTTTGGTACCTTGACCTTGATGCGCTTTAGAAATGAGTTAATTACCCGTGAGTCGCATAGACCTTGGGTGAAAAAATTATTTATCGAGGACAAGTAACATGCAATTTGATAGCTTTTCTGCTTTTTTAGCGATGGGTGGTTACGGCTTTTATGTCTGGCTAGCTGTAGCTTTTAGCGTATTGACCTTAGGCGCATTAACGGTAAGTACTATTGTCAAACGTCGCCAAATTATTAACGAAATTAAAAATAAGCATCAACGTATTCAGCGAATGCGTGCAGCTGAAAAAATGGAGAATACTCTATGAATCCAAGACGTAAAAAACGCTTATCTATTGCTCTGGTGATTATCATTGGTTTAGGTAGTATGACAGGCCTTGTTCTATACGCATTAAAACAGAACATTGATTTATTTTACACGCCGACTCAACTTGTTGAAGGCTTAGGTGAAGATAAGGTCAAGCCTGAAATCGGTCAGCGTTTACGTATTGGTGGCTTAGTAATGCCTGGCACTGTTAAACGTAATATGGAAGATCTTAAAGTTAGCTTTGTCTTAAGTGATGACAGAGGTGGCTTGGTTACACTGGAATACGAAGGTATTTTGCCCGATTTATTCCGTGAAGGGCAAGGGATTGTTGCACAAGGTGTACTAAAGTCCGCGAATGTGATTAGCGCGTCTGAAGTACTTGCTAAACATGACGAAGAATATATGCCACCCGAAGTTGCTGAAGCAATTAAAGGCATTAAGCATATGAAACCTGAATACGGTAACGAAACTAAATAAGGTAGTTTGTAATGATTCCTGAGATAGGACATTTTAGTTTAATTGTAGCGACGGCGTTGTCGTTCTTGCTGGCAATTTATCCACTTATAGGCGCAAAGATTAATCATCCTGGTATGATTAATAGTGCTAAACCATTAGCCATTATGCAATTTTTGCTAATGAGTCTTTCATTTGCTGTTTTAGCTTACTCATTCGCGACTGATGATTTTTCAGTCGGTTATGTTGCAACTAACTCAAATTCATTATTACCGATACAGTATAAAATATCTGCTGTGTGGGGCGGTCATGAAGGGTCATTATTACTTTGGTCTTTAACGTTAGCTATTTGGACTGCTGCTGTGGCCGTGTTTAGCCGTGGTATTCCGAAGGTTGCACTCGCTCGCGTGCTTTCTGTGATGGGTATGATTGCGATTGGTTTTAACTTGTTTATTTTGTTAACGTCAAATCCATTTGATCGAACTTTGCCTTACTTACCGCTCGATGGTAATGACTTAAATCCATTGCTCCAAGATGTTGGCCTGATTTTCCATCCACCGATGTTATACATGGGTTATGTTGGCTTCTCTGTTGCTTTTTCTTTTGCGATTGCGGCATTGATGGCTGGTCGTCTTGATTCGGCATGGGCGCGTTGGTCTCGTCCTTGGACATTAGTTGCTTGGGTATTTCTAACTGCTGGTATCGCATTGGGTAGTTGGTGGGCTTATTATGAACTCGGCTGGGGCGGTTGGTGGTTCTGGGATCCAGTAGAAAATTCATCATTTATGCCTTGGCTTGCAGGTACTGCGTTGATTCACTCACTTGCTGTAAGTGAAAAGCGTGGTGTGTTTAAATCATGGACTGTACTATTATCAATTGCGGCCTTTAGCTTGAGTCTATTAGGTACTTTCTTAGTACGCTCTGGTGTATTGGTATCTGTGCATGCATTTGCGTCAGATCCTGCGCGTGGTTTGTTTATTTTAGCCTTCTTAATTGCGGTTGTTGGTGGTTCATTACTGCTTTTCGCAGTAAAAGGTTCAGAGATTAAGAGTCGTGGTAAATACGGTCTGTTTTCTCGTGAAACTTTCTTGTTGGTGAATAACGTATTATTAATTGCAGCGCTATTAGTTGTACTGATTGGTACTTTGTTACCACTGGTACATAAAGAGCTGGGTATGGGTTCGATTTCAATCGGTGTACCATTCTTTAATAATATTTTCTTCTACATGATAATTCCGTTTGCAATTGCCTTGGGTGTTGCTCCGTTATTACGTTGGAAGAAACAAGAAGCAGATTTACGTCCACTGTTTAAACAGTTAGCGGTAATTGCGGTAGCGAGTATCGTGTTAGCCGTTGCGTTACCGGCAATCTTTGCGGACAAAATTAAGATTGTTGCTGTTATTGGTTTTGCATTAGCTTTTTGGGTGATTATCACCAGTGCGCTAGAAGTGTATATCCGTGCAACGCATCGCCATAGTTTTGCGTCTGGTGTGGTCAAACTAGGTCGTAGCCATTGGGCGATGGTACTTGGCCACGTTGGTCTAGCGATGATGCTGATTGGTATTTCTGCAACTCAGAATTACAAAATCGAAAAAGACTTACGTATGCTACCGGGCGATGAAGTTGTCTTTGCGGATTACTTATTCGAGTTCGAGCGTATTGCTGAATCAAATGGCGCGAACTACGAAGGCTATGAAGCGGTATTTAAGGTCAGTAAAAACGGTAAGTTTGAAACGGTATTACGCGCAGAGAAACGTAACTACTTAGCTCAGCGTGGTATGCCAATGACTGAAGCCGCGATTGATTGGGGTATAACTCGTGACCTTTATATCGCATTGGGTGAACAGTTAAAAGATGACTCATGGGCAATTCGTATCTATTACGAACCCTTCATTCGTTTCATCTGGTGGGGTGGCTTAGTCATGGCTATCGGTGGTTTATTAGCTGTATCTGATCGACGTTACCGTTTTGTGAATAAACGTGTAGCGAAAGCGCAATAATTAGGACAAGAATAATGACTAATGATGTGAAAAAAAAGAAACAGTTAATGACACGACTAATACCCTTAATCGTATTTTTATGTGTGTCTATATTCCTTTACATTGGCTTATTTCGTGACGCTACCGTTTTAGAGTCGACCTTTATTGGTCGACCTGTTCCTGAGTTTGCATTAAACGATTTAGTTGAACCTGAGTTACAGCATGATAAAAGCGTGCTGTCAGGTAAACCTATGCTGTTAAACGTATGGGCAACGTGGTGTCCAACGTGTTACTCAGAGCATAAGTACTTAAATGAACTGGCTGAAGACGGTGTTTATATTGTTGGAATGAATTATAAAGACGAGCGTAAAAAAGCGTTGAAATGGTTAGACGAGTTAGATAATCCATACAAGATCAGTCTTTATGATCCTGATGGCATGCTTGGCCTTGATCTGGGTGTTTATGGCGCGCCTGAAACCTTTTTCATCGACAGCAAAGGCATTATCCAATATAAGCACGTAGGTGACATTAACCCGCGTAATTGGAATGGTGAATTGAAAGCTGTTTATGAGCAATTGAAATAAGGACTTAAGATGAAAAAATTATTCGTATTAATGACTTTAATGCTCAGTTTCAGTGTTGCTGCGGTTATTGATGTCTATGACTTTGAGACTGAAGAGCAAGAAGCCTTGTTTAGAACATTAACGGCAGAGTTACGCTGTCCTAAATGTCAAAATAATAACCTTGCGGACTCGAATGCCTCGATTGCTCAAGACATGCGTCAAAAAACTTACAACATGGTTGTTGATGGTAAGGAAGAAGATGAGATTGTTACTTATTGGATTGACCGATTTGGCAACTTTGTTCTCTATAAGCCGCCAGTAACTTTAGGTACTGCCATTTTATGGGTTGGTCCAGGTTTGTTTATACTATTTGGTGGTCTGATTATTGTTCGTAACAGCCGTCGTAAAGTCAGCGTTAAAACGGATGACCGCGACGAAGAGTTATCGAGTGCGGAGAAAGACCGTTTGGCCAAAATTTTAAAGGATAGCGAGAAATAGCATGTTGTTATTTTGGATAGTAAGTATTGTATTGGTGATCGTTGCCGCGCTGGCATTTGTTATCCCTGTTACGGGTAAGAGCAAATTAACTGGCGCGACACGAGACCAATTAAACAAAGACCTTTATAAAAGTCGAATTAGTGAATTGGTCGACGATGAAGATCAAGGTTTGTTAGACAAAAGCGAAGAGTTTATTGATGAAATGCAACGTGGTCTATTGGACGACGTTCTTGATGAGAAAGTGGCAAAAGTAAATGCAGCTAACTCACCATTCATCTGGCTTGCTGGTGTTGTGTTTTTAGTTGTTTTCTCTGTGTCGATGTATCTGACATTAGGTGCACGTGACAAGGTAGCTAACTGGGAAGATGTATATTCACGTTTACCTGAGCTAACAAATCGCGTAATGAATGAAGGTGATATAGTTACTGATCAAGAGATCTCAGACTTTAAGCTAGCATTGACTACTAAGATGATAGAAGAGCCGGACAATGAATTTGGTTGGTTATTATTGGGGCGCTTAAACGTTGCTTTAGGTGATCCAAACGCGGCATTCATTGCGATGGACCGTGCGTATAAACTCGCACCGATGAACACATCTATTGTGACAGGTTATGCGCAAGCATTAATGCTGAGTGATGATCCAGATAAAAATAACTTAGCACGTAAAATATTGATGGGTCTGAAAAAAGAAAAGCCTGGTGATATCGAAGTATTATCTACGTCTGCGTTCATGGCGTTAGAAAACCAAGATTACCTTGGCGCAATCGAGCAATGGCAACGTATGTTACCGTTACTTGCTGGTCAACCAGATCGTATCGAGATGATTAAAGGTAGTATTGAATACGCAAGAAAACAGATTGAAGCGAAAGGTGGTACAGCTCCAGCTATTGCTGATACTGCAACTGATAGCCGACCTGCAGCACCCGCAAATGAAGCCGCGGCGGGTAATGAGCAAGTGACGATCACTATCACTTCTGACCAAGCGAAGCTTAAAGGTTACTTGTATATTTACGTGCAAGCGGCAGCTGGTCCTAAAGCGCCACTGGCTGTTAAACGTATCACGAACCCAACATTCCCATTAACTATCTCATTATCAGATAGTGATGCGATGATGGCGCAAATGAAGATGTCACAATTCCCATCGATTAAAGTGAGCGCGAAGCTTTCTCAAGATGAGAATGTGATGACGAAAGATGATGACATCAATAGTAATATTGTGATTGTTAATGAAGGCGATTCACGTTCAGTGACGCTTAATTTTAGTCGTTAATTTAATAAAGTGTTACTGATGTAGCAACACCTTATTAACGTTTGTTAATCAGCCCCGCAGAAATTATTTATATAATATCCGCGGGGCTTTTTAGTATCTGTTATCTGGTTTTTAAATTAAACAAAGACAACAATGTTTATGATTAAATACCCAAAAATACCACGGTGCACGTCAGCAATAAGGCGTTAAACAGCATTGAAGGAGTTGTTAGTGTTAAAAGTAAGAGCGAACATTGCAGAGAAACAAGCGAAAAAGCTCATTTTCGATCTGGTGAAGTACAGTGACCATTCAAATCGAGAGTTGACTGATGGCCTGAAAAATAAAATCATCGAGCAGTGGTTCGAGCAGAATAAATATCCGTTTAAGCGTTTAGTTTCAGATACGCGAGATTGGGGATATACGGTACCATTTGTCGAAAATACGATGGATAGCAAGGTCTACATCAGCGGTGCTGGCATTATCAATGTAAGTGATTATCAAGGTGAGTTTGAATCAGCACTGGAATACCGTGATGCATCTATTAACAACGCCGATACTGAAGCGTACTACGCATGTATTGCGAAACTATTCGCATCTTTAGCATCATATTTATTGCTTAAAGCTGAATGCTACAATGCTGAGAATGAAAACAAGTTAGAAGACGCTCAAGGAAGCCCTGTTTCTTTAGAAGACAAAATGAAATTGTGGGTTCCAATATTATCTGGCGGCAAAGAACTAGATAGTAGTAAGAAATCTTGGGAGCTGTTCCAAGCACAATTGGCTCAGTATAATGAGGACGCTATCAATCCTAAATGCTCAGTTCAAGATTTATCATGTGTAGAACTTGCTGAAAAAGTGAATGACTTGCGAGGTGGTATTATCAATATAATGTATGAGCTCCATGTATTGTTGAATGATGAAATTAAATCTCAGTTGGTCAGGGCTGTCTATTTTCCCGATGTCTATGTATCCGAGTACTAAGCCAATCCTGTAGGACTTAAATATATACCCAAGCATCTTGAAGTAGCTTGGGTATACCGAGCCGTTCGCTTCGCTGTATTTAGCCCTCAGCCTTCTACATAATTAGTACATATCAATCCCTTGGTAAGATTGTAAAAATTGCCGACCACAATCAAGTCCTTGTTGATAATCATAATCAAGCGATGTCTTTTTGCTACCAATCAATTTTGATTTTAATAACTGAGTTGGATGCAGTTCGTATATGGAAACATCTTCTGGTGGACTCTCTAAAAACATCTGAGCTCTGATATACGATTCTTCATGATCGATTAAGTTATTCACTATCTCTTTGGTTTTTGAATTTTTAATATACGGTGTTAACTTAGCTAAAAATTTATGTTCACTTTTGACCTCTGGCGGAGCAGTTCTAATCACAACAATATGCTTATAGCCTCGTCTATGTACCTCTTCTAAAGGTATTGGCGCCTGCACACCACCATCTAACCAGTGATATTTATTGAGTGTGGCAGGCGTATTATAAATGCCTGGAATAGAACAACTTGCTTTTAATGCCAGCTCCCAGCCAGCCCCAAATAAGTCAAAATAATCCACCTGGTTATTATCTGCTTGAGTCGCCGCTACTAACACTTCACGGTTTTTCATGTTTTCATCACCACGGTTCCAATCAAGCGGTATCTTTGTTTTTGTTTGTTCAATCAACCAATCAAGATCCATACCTTTATGATCGAATAAAAAAGAGCGCATGTTAAAGAAGTCTTTATGCATTGTGGCTTCTGTAATCACACGATAGGCGTGTCGATATTGTCCACAAATATAGGAGGCAAGATTTAATGCGCCTGCCGATGTACCAATTAATAATGAAAACGGATTAAATTTTTCTTTAAGAAAAGCATCTAGCACCCCCGCAGTGAAAATACCTTTTTGACCGCCACCTTCGACAACAAGCGCAATGGAATTGGATTTATTAATACTGTAATCTCGGTTTTCTTGGGAACGAATTGCTGAATAGTAGTGGTGCTTACCTGGCATTAAAACTCCTAAAGTCATCCTGTTCAAGGCTCGTAAAAACACGCGACAATACACGAATTATTTGTTTAGATAAGTAATTACATCGAGGGCGTTATGCTATTTCAGCCACAATAAATGACCTTCAATAAGCTAATACTACAGAATGTTTTCTTATGTGACTTTCGAGTTAGAGACATTATATATCTAAAAAAGGACAAGGTTAGCTACCGATAATTTGTGAGTGTAGATAATAAGTTCTGAATTGGAGTGTGACCAGTAACTCTTCTGGTCAGCAGGAGATTATTCAGTTTGAAAGTGAGACCGGTAAATCCTGACTTATTAACGGAGATTAGAATGAATGTGAACTCAGATATACAAAATTGGTGGTTCAGGCTTTGGAGCAACGCGCGATAGAGGTTATAACGCTGTTATTAAAATATAACCTGTTAGGTATGTATTAAGGTTGTGGTTAGTCTATCGCCAATTTTTGCACTTGGCCACTTTTTAGGCAGACATACCGACTTATAATTTGAAATGAAATTCGAGATATTGTTTGTTTCATTTAGCTTACCAGTTATTAAGTAGGAGCCAGCATTGGCATCGTAAAATGTTAATGTCCCCTGATCATAATAAAAGGCTATGCAATGGGCGGAGTCACCGACCGGGAAAGATACAAGAATACCAAATTTTCTTAATTCCATATTCGATGAACGCTGTAAGTAGCCAGCCAGCGACGAAAATGTAGCGCCCCTCCAGGCAAAGAGAGGCTTAGACTGTAAGTTCACGAGTCGAGCCAGTATTGCCATTTGTTGAGGGCCTGTGTAGTCAGGTTGTTGGCGTGATGTCTTCTGCAATAAATTAGCTATCCCCGTAACCCGAGCAGCTCTTTTACTGTTCACGACATTTTTATGCGCTAGCCGGGGAAATTGCGTTCTTTGATAAAAACGATGAGTTAATTGCTCCTTCAACCAAATGATGGCTAAGTCGGAACAAAATCCGTTTGTATCTGTAATGTCTAATTTGTCAATCGTGTGACGCTGTTGTGACTTAGATAGTTTTGATGAGTAATTGTTTAAGCTATTGTAGAATTTATTTCCTGACATATATCCTTCTGATATTTTTGATTATTCAATGTTATCTCGTGTGACGGAGATGTATGTAATATACCATATAATTAAATTTAACAAGAAATGGGTGTGTAAGTAAAAGTAAGGCTATGCTTTGCTAAATGATAATGCTGGGCTCATATGCTTTTAGTGTTAAGCGATCAGGATCTTGTTGTAAAATTCGCGCCTCAAATAAGCCAGTAATAAAATTAAAATGGCGACTGTAGATGAACGGGGACTTGCTATTATCGATAAAATACCTATGATACGCGCTCTATTACTTCGATTATTGAATGCGGGTTGACTATGTATAAATTAAATCTTGATATTGCTGATTTCATGGAAAATTATTGGCAGAAAAAACCACTGTTAATTAAAGCGGGATTCAAGGATTTTATCGATCCAATCAGCCCGGATGAAATTGCTGGTTTAGCGATGGAAGAAGAGATTACGTCACGTATGGTTTCACGTGAAGATGGTAAGTGGGAAGCTAAATGCGGTCCGTTTACTGACTTTGAGCGTATGGAAGCACCGGGCGCCGCTATCTTAGTACAAGCGATTAATCACTGGCATGATCCTTCCGCTGAATTAGCAAATACCTTTAATTTTATTCCTAGCTGGCGCTTTGATGATCTGATGGTTTCTTATAGCACAGATACAGGTGGTGTAGGTCCGCATATCGATCGTTACTGTGTATTCATCATTCAAGGTCTAGGAAAGCGTCACTGGCGTGTTGGCGCTCAGGATATGAATCCTCAAGAGTTTGCTGCAAACGGCGCGTTGAAGCATTGTGAAGCGTTTGATGCCGTTATTGATACGGTATTAGAACCAGGTGATATTTTATATATCCCACCTTATGCACCGCATGAAGGTTATGCTGTTGGCGAAGCGATTAACTACTCTGTTGGTTTCCGTGCACAAGACCAGAAAGAACTGTTAAATGACTTTGGTGATTACCTATTACAACAGGACAAAGAGTTTGTTCGTTATAGCGATCCTAAGTTACAACCACGTGCACAGCATGGTTCTATCGAATCTGGTGAAGTGCAAGGTTTAACAGATATCATGACATCGTTAATGGCTGATAAAAGCGTTATGCATGATTTCCTTGGCCGTCATTACAGTGAATCTGCGCACGAATTAGATTTAGTAGCACCTGAAGGTGGTTACATTGCAGATTACGCGATTGTAGTAGATGAAATTGGCATGGAATCTTACTTACGTAAAGTGAATGGATTGAAGACATTATACTTCCCTGAAATGCCAACGAGTTGCTTTATTGATGGTGAGCGTTATGACTTTGACGCAAGCATTGCTGCAAGTGTACAGACGTTATGTAACACTACTGAGCAGTCAGCAAAAGAACTTGAAGTATTAATGGAAGATAAAGTATTTGGTCAACTGTTGATTGAATGGGTTAACTTAGGTTACTGGCACTTCGAGTAACGGTTAATACTCTGTTAGGTTAAGTTAATAAGCACAATAAATAGCACTAAGGCTTGATGGTCTTGGTGCTTTTTTTTGTCTGTAATTTGGCAGTAATAGTAAAGCTAGCAGAGTAGAGGATAAGAAAAGATAAGATAAGAAAAAAAAGAGGTTAAATATTATCGGCTAAGCTGGAATCGGGTAGCAGGGCGTTCACTGTTTTTCAGGAAAAAAATAACCCCAGTTATTTGCATAACTGGGGTTAGGAAGATTAACTAAAAATAATTACTTATTTTTTAGCGTTCTCTTCTTTAACTTTAGCGATAACGCCTTCAGCTACGTTAGCTGGACAAGGGTTGTAGTGTGAGAACTCCATAGAGAACTGACCACGACCAGATGTCATAGTACGTAGTGAACCGATGTAACCAAACATTTCTGAAAGAGGTACGTCAGCTTTAATACGAACACCAGTATTACCAGCTTCTTGACCTGCGATCATACCACGACGACGGTTAAGATCACCAATTACGTCACCAACATGATCGTCTGGCGTGAATACGTCAACTTTCATGATAGGTTCAATCAGCTGAGCACCCGCTTTAGGGATAGACTGACGGAATGCACCACGTGCAGCAAGTTCGAATGCTACTGCTGATGAATCCACTGCGTGGAAGCCACCATCGAATAGTTCGATTTCAACGTCTAGTACTGGGAAGCCAGCTAGAACACCAGTGTCCATCAAGCTCTTGAAGCCTTTCTCAACAGCTGGGAAGAATTCTTTAGGAACGTTACCACCAACAACTGATGCTGTGAAAACGAAACCTGAACCTGGTTCACCTGGCTTGATACGGTAATCGATTTTACCGAATTGACCACTACCACCAGATTGTTTCTTATGCGTGTAGCTATCTTCAATCGCTTGCGTAATAGTTTCACGGTAAGCAACCTGAGGAGCACCAACAACTAGATCAACGCCGTATGTACGCTTAAGGATATCAACCTTAATGTCTAGGTGAAGTTCACCCATACCTGAAAGGATTGTTTCACCTGAATCTTGGTCAGTTTCAACTTTGAATGTTGGATCTTCAGCAACCATTTTACCGATCGCAATACCCATTTTCTCAGTAGAACCTTTATCTTTAGGTGTTACAGAGATAGAGATTACTGGTTCAGGGAATACCATTGCTTCTAGAATGATAGGATCTTTCGGATCACATAAAGT
This Moritella sp. 5 DNA region includes the following protein-coding sequences:
- a CDS encoding patatin family protein, producing the protein MPGKHHYYSAIRSQENRDYSINKSNSIALVVEGGGQKGIFTAGVLDAFLKEKFNPFSLLIGTSAGALNLASYICGQYRHAYRVITEATMHKDFFNMRSFLFDHKGMDLDWLIEQTKTKIPLDWNRGDENMKNREVLVAATQADNNQVDYFDLFGAGWELALKASCSIPGIYNTPATLNKYHWLDGGVQAPIPLEEVHRRGYKHIVVIRTAPPEVKSEHKFLAKLTPYIKNSKTKEIVNNLIDHEESYIRAQMFLESPPEDVSIYELHPTQLLKSKLIGSKKTSLDYDYQQGLDCGRQFLQSYQGIDMY
- the ccmI gene encoding c-type cytochrome biogenesis protein CcmI, translated to MLLFWIVSIVLVIVAALAFVIPVTGKSKLTGATRDQLNKDLYKSRISELVDDEDQGLLDKSEEFIDEMQRGLLDDVLDEKVAKVNAANSPFIWLAGVVFLVVFSVSMYLTLGARDKVANWEDVYSRLPELTNRVMNEGDIVTDQEISDFKLALTTKMIEEPDNEFGWLLLGRLNVALGDPNAAFIAMDRAYKLAPMNTSIVTGYAQALMLSDDPDKNNLARKILMGLKKEKPGDIEVLSTSAFMALENQDYLGAIEQWQRMLPLLAGQPDRIEMIKGSIEYARKQIEAKGGTAPAIADTATDSRPAAPANEAAAGNEQVTITITSDQAKLKGYLYIYVQAAAGPKAPLAVKRITNPTFPLTISLSDSDAMMAQMKMSQFPSIKVSAKLSQDENVMTKDDDINSNIVIVNEGDSRSVTLNFSR
- the ccmE gene encoding cytochrome c maturation protein CcmE, which translates into the protein MNPRRKKRLSIALVIIIGLGSMTGLVLYALKQNIDLFYTPTQLVEGLGEDKVKPEIGQRLRIGGLVMPGTVKRNMEDLKVSFVLSDDRGGLVTLEYEGILPDLFREGQGIVAQGVLKSANVISASEVLAKHDEEYMPPEVAEAIKGIKHMKPEYGNETK
- a CDS encoding cupin domain-containing protein; translation: MYKLNLDIADFMENYWQKKPLLIKAGFKDFIDPISPDEIAGLAMEEEITSRMVSREDGKWEAKCGPFTDFERMEAPGAAILVQAINHWHDPSAELANTFNFIPSWRFDDLMVSYSTDTGGVGPHIDRYCVFIIQGLGKRHWRVGAQDMNPQEFAANGALKHCEAFDAVIDTVLEPGDILYIPPYAPHEGYAVGEAINYSVGFRAQDQKELLNDFGDYLLQQDKEFVRYSDPKLQPRAQHGSIESGEVQGLTDIMTSLMADKSVMHDFLGRHYSESAHELDLVAPEGGYIADYAIVVDEIGMESYLRKVNGLKTLYFPEMPTSCFIDGERYDFDASIAASVQTLCNTTEQSAKELEVLMEDKVFGQLLIEWVNLGYWHFE
- a CDS encoding cytochrome c-type biogenesis protein, which encodes MKKLFVLMTLMLSFSVAAVIDVYDFETEEQEALFRTLTAELRCPKCQNNNLADSNASIAQDMRQKTYNMVVDGKEEDEIVTYWIDRFGNFVLYKPPVTLGTAILWVGPGLFILFGGLIIVRNSRRKVSVKTDDRDEELSSAEKDRLAKILKDSEK
- the ccmD gene encoding heme exporter protein CcmD, whose translation is MQFDSFSAFLAMGGYGFYVWLAVAFSVLTLGALTVSTIVKRRQIINEIKNKHQRIQRMRAAEKMENTL
- a CDS encoding DsbE family thiol:disulfide interchange protein, which codes for MTNDVKKKKQLMTRLIPLIVFLCVSIFLYIGLFRDATVLESTFIGRPVPEFALNDLVEPELQHDKSVLSGKPMLLNVWATWCPTCYSEHKYLNELAEDGVYIVGMNYKDERKKALKWLDELDNPYKISLYDPDGMLGLDLGVYGAPETFFIDSKGIIQYKHVGDINPRNWNGELKAVYEQLK
- a CDS encoding heme ABC transporter permease, which gives rise to MWKWLHPYAKPEKSYNLAGKMLPWFALFSAVSLTIGMIWGFAFAPADYQQGDSFRIIYLHVPAASLSMGAYLSMAIAAFIGLVWQLKMADMAVAAIAPIGAVFTAIALFTGAVWGKPMWGAWWVWDARLTSELILLFLYLGVIAIYGAFSDKILAGRAAGILALVGVINLPIIHYSVEWWNTLHQKATISKFDKPSMDTDMLWPLLINLLGFGLLFGTLTLMRFRNELITRESHRPWVKKLFIEDK
- a CDS encoding heme lyase CcmF/NrfE family subunit, which produces MIPEIGHFSLIVATALSFLLAIYPLIGAKINHPGMINSAKPLAIMQFLLMSLSFAVLAYSFATDDFSVGYVATNSNSLLPIQYKISAVWGGHEGSLLLWSLTLAIWTAAVAVFSRGIPKVALARVLSVMGMIAIGFNLFILLTSNPFDRTLPYLPLDGNDLNPLLQDVGLIFHPPMLYMGYVGFSVAFSFAIAALMAGRLDSAWARWSRPWTLVAWVFLTAGIALGSWWAYYELGWGGWWFWDPVENSSFMPWLAGTALIHSLAVSEKRGVFKSWTVLLSIAAFSLSLLGTFLVRSGVLVSVHAFASDPARGLFILAFLIAVVGGSLLLFAVKGSEIKSRGKYGLFSRETFLLVNNVLLIAALLVVLIGTLLPLVHKELGMGSISIGVPFFNNIFFYMIIPFAIALGVAPLLRWKKQEADLRPLFKQLAVIAVASIVLAVALPAIFADKIKIVAVIGFALAFWVIITSALEVYIRATHRHSFASGVVKLGRSHWAMVLGHVGLAMMLIGISATQNYKIEKDLRMLPGDEVVFADYLFEFERIAESNGANYEGYEAVFKVSKNGKFETVLRAEKRNYLAQRGMPMTEAAIDWGITRDLYIALGEQLKDDSWAIRIYYEPFIRFIWWGGLVMAIGGLLAVSDRRYRFVNKRVAKAQ